In Elusimicrobiota bacterium, a single window of DNA contains:
- a CDS encoding glycosyltransferase family 4 protein, translating into MARPTRIKVVHVTAHLGGGVGRILSRVTAQQAKDNAGIESTVVCLEPTEKGYAERLMLEAGIRLAVSPKPDQFENLLREADIVQIDWWPHPLHAKWLCTRSGLRARLIIWCHTLGLHYPGIPATLPFLPHAFLFTTPVSLKLANLKNPRCTPGSENIIDFVHSSGGFDDLPSTLKSARPNRLVYGYLGTLNFAKLHPNITSYLKAVSVPDFSVDFYGDTSSNMQLKALAEAAGITKRVNMRGYTDHPYEALAGMDIFVYLLNPCHYGTTENALLEAMASSVVPVVLNNPVESSIVCDGKTGLVVDSPTSFSKAISFLADNPTERLRLGAAARLETLSRFSLKSTAEKLRAHYCRVMDMDRRDFEFTHIFGSSPSEWFASCLGKYRPFFDDADGVSLRAQRLQNPLLYEKSKSSAAHFLRYFPDDARLKAWTTMLENDLASISA; encoded by the coding sequence TTGGCACGCCCCACTCGAATTAAGGTAGTTCACGTCACGGCCCACCTCGGCGGAGGCGTTGGCAGGATTCTTTCACGTGTTACTGCGCAGCAAGCAAAGGATAATGCCGGCATAGAGAGCACGGTTGTCTGTCTTGAGCCGACAGAGAAAGGCTACGCTGAGCGTCTCATGCTCGAGGCTGGCATCAGACTAGCGGTGTCTCCGAAGCCAGACCAATTCGAAAACCTACTTCGTGAAGCTGACATAGTGCAGATCGATTGGTGGCCGCACCCCTTACATGCCAAATGGCTATGCACGAGAAGTGGCCTGCGCGCCCGCTTGATAATTTGGTGCCATACCTTAGGGTTGCATTATCCAGGGATACCTGCGACCTTGCCATTCTTGCCGCATGCATTCCTTTTCACCACTCCCGTTTCACTCAAGCTGGCGAACCTCAAAAATCCAAGATGCACGCCAGGAAGTGAAAACATTATTGATTTTGTGCATAGTTCCGGAGGGTTCGACGACCTCCCATCCACTTTGAAGAGCGCCCGGCCCAATCGACTTGTGTATGGCTATCTGGGCACGCTGAACTTTGCGAAATTACATCCCAATATAACGAGTTACCTGAAAGCTGTCAGCGTTCCAGATTTCTCCGTAGATTTTTATGGGGACACATCTTCGAATATGCAGCTTAAGGCCCTCGCAGAGGCCGCCGGGATTACAAAACGGGTGAATATGCGCGGCTATACTGACCACCCCTATGAAGCGTTAGCAGGCATGGACATATTCGTATATTTGCTGAACCCTTGCCATTATGGGACTACCGAGAACGCATTGTTGGAAGCCATGGCCTCCTCTGTTGTTCCGGTAGTTTTGAACAATCCTGTCGAATCATCCATTGTCTGTGATGGGAAGACTGGCCTTGTCGTTGATTCTCCAACCTCCTTTTCCAAAGCGATTTCCTTCTTAGCCGACAATCCAACTGAAAGGCTAAGGCTGGGGGCCGCAGCTCGACTTGAAACATTGTCGCGGTTCTCCCTGAAGTCAACGGCAGAGAAGTTGCGCGCGCATTATTGCCGCGTAATGGACATGGATAGGAGAGACTTTGAATTTACTCATATTTTTGGAAGCTCTCCATCAGAATGGTTTGCATCTTGCTTGGGAAAATATCGCCCCTTTTTTGATGACGCCGACGGTGTTTCTTTACGGGCTCAAAGACTGCAGAATCCTCTGCTTTATGAGAAATCAAAGAGTTCCGCCGCCCACTTCCTTCGCTACTTCCCAGATGACGCTCGCCTGAAGGCATGGACTACCATGTTGGAGAATGACCTTGCATCGATTAGCGCCTAA
- a CDS encoding FkbM family methyltransferase, producing the protein MTLHRLAPNLKHALSAVQRLSSSRPARPPLTGAEDEVVLYGAGKLGELALNFLTAINVPVRYAIDRAAQKGMTLGHGISVRGLAHRPKKDHALILVTTASAPYTLIKKELNRLGWMRVLPFYDFALQFNQQHPLNNGWFAGPLTAEDKLGIRTVLASLADAHSRAAYLQFLAWRLLREDWIYDGAPVIPHERYFIKPVINSLTENEDFIDVGAYDGCVLFQLLQCVRNRLSSALMIEPDRRNVARLRNSLAKLHPAIRSKVTILPVALSNLTGEVHFSHGFGMASRLFESAKDLVKSIRLDDLDAPVSFIKLHVEGGEYDAILGGQKTLRRCQPIVTATAYHNRNGLWKTPLLLAQTLPEHTFYFRLHTWCGTGAVYYALPRHRSQARDYLPC; encoded by the coding sequence ATGACCTTGCATCGATTAGCGCCTAATCTCAAACACGCCTTGTCTGCTGTTCAAAGGCTTTCCAGCAGTCGCCCTGCCAGACCCCCTCTGACAGGCGCCGAGGATGAGGTTGTGCTGTATGGTGCTGGCAAACTAGGCGAATTGGCCCTCAATTTCCTTACAGCGATCAATGTCCCGGTCAGGTATGCCATCGATCGCGCCGCACAGAAAGGGATGACGCTTGGTCATGGTATCTCTGTCCGCGGGTTAGCCCATAGGCCCAAGAAAGATCACGCCTTAATCCTGGTCACCACGGCAAGCGCACCATACACCCTCATCAAGAAGGAGCTGAATAGGCTTGGTTGGATGCGCGTCTTACCGTTCTACGATTTCGCGTTACAGTTCAACCAACAACATCCCCTTAATAACGGCTGGTTTGCCGGACCCCTAACCGCAGAAGACAAACTCGGCATCCGAACTGTCTTGGCCTCCCTGGCCGATGCGCATTCCCGCGCAGCATATCTGCAGTTTCTCGCATGGCGGCTGTTGCGCGAAGATTGGATTTATGATGGCGCACCCGTCATACCGCATGAAAGGTATTTCATTAAGCCGGTCATCAATAGCCTTACGGAGAATGAGGATTTCATCGATGTCGGAGCGTATGACGGCTGTGTGCTGTTCCAGCTATTGCAGTGTGTCAGGAACAGGCTGTCCTCCGCTCTGATGATAGAGCCGGACAGAAGAAATGTCGCCCGGCTGAGAAATTCGTTGGCTAAGTTGCATCCGGCTATCCGATCGAAGGTCACCATATTGCCAGTAGCCCTCTCTAATCTGACAGGTGAAGTCCATTTCAGCCATGGCTTCGGTATGGCATCACGTCTATTCGAGTCTGCAAAAGACTTAGTCAAGAGCATCAGATTAGATGATCTGGACGCCCCTGTATCCTTCATCAAATTGCATGTCGAAGGAGGGGAATACGACGCAATCCTGGGGGGACAAAAAACGCTTCGTCGCTGTCAGCCCATTGTCACAGCCACGGCCTATCATAACCGCAATGGGCTATGGAAGACTCCCCTGCTCTTGGCCCAGACCCTGCCTGAGCATACCTTCTATTTCAGACTGCATACATGGTGCGGAACGGGTGCCGTCTATTATGCACTCCCCCGGCACCGCTCACAAGCTCGAGACTACTTGCCTTGCTGA
- a CDS encoding class I SAM-dependent methyltransferase — MIEVLQGPAQIQEADEFLSRHALPKHAYNVEKNWDLFQLYSIARPLPSEIKIIDLGCGGLSALKLLCAMGFKNLYGIDLYMPLKNYFSQFLMMRDKRSFKMPFHLQKGDLTKTGFPDKMFDMAVCVSVIEHGVNLENFFVEVGRLLKPGGTLFITTDYWDQKILISKNKKPFGLDWKIFSKEEVKEMVDVAYKYGFSSDDSTLPCSSNKCVAWNGQEYTFIVMVLTKHISSDSTADDMGGSPSQTKALRRAK; from the coding sequence ATGATTGAAGTACTACAAGGGCCGGCACAGATTCAAGAGGCCGATGAGTTTCTTTCCAGGCACGCCCTGCCCAAGCACGCTTATAACGTTGAAAAGAATTGGGATCTTTTTCAACTTTATTCAATTGCAAGGCCCTTACCTTCAGAAATAAAGATTATAGATTTAGGCTGTGGAGGTCTATCAGCCTTAAAATTGTTATGCGCAATGGGATTTAAGAATTTATATGGCATAGATTTATATATGCCTCTCAAGAACTACTTCAGCCAATTTTTAATGATGCGGGATAAACGGTCTTTCAAAATGCCTTTCCATCTCCAAAAGGGGGATTTGACCAAAACCGGATTCCCGGACAAGATGTTTGATATGGCTGTTTGTGTTTCAGTCATAGAACATGGAGTGAACTTGGAGAACTTCTTTGTGGAAGTGGGCCGCCTGCTGAAACCCGGAGGAACATTATTCATTACTACTGATTATTGGGATCAGAAGATATTAATCAGCAAAAATAAGAAACCATTTGGGCTGGACTGGAAGATATTTTCTAAAGAAGAAGTCAAAGAGATGGTGGATGTTGCATATAAATATGGCTTTTCTTCTGACGACTCAACGTTGCCTTGCTCTTCGAATAAATGCGTTGCTTGGAATGGCCAGGAATACACATTCATCGTAATGGTGCTCACAAAACATATTT
- a CDS encoding radical SAM protein, producing MKGASEKPLRILFIVLPYLVQSKERANNNTRSVLAFPYGVLSIISYLNANAGVRPDIAILDLNLYPPEDRSNIIERQLRTQKPNIAAISMMFDLSYRHLASISKQVKDHDPQTLVLLGGAAATVSWNMIPQEQENVDALCYAEGEYTLRRLVEASDFAETLATDSAWVTRQSLAAHQIPQGRYVDNLNEVINIDYGLLDTKSYSMKEAFSPFSSISRSTEVRQFFLVTSRGCPFKCVFCSEPSFHGKTMRYADVDVLIGHVRHLVKTYGMNVLTIYDDQILLNRPRAKEFFRQLAQFKIRVETPNGLSVAFIDSEMAMLMRQAGLDTVPLAVESGSARMLHDVIHKPLRLDQVKPVVDALHRNDIFVQGYFVVGLPGEREEDRTETVRFIKEVGLDWSGFNLATPLRGSELYRICRERGYIDPNYGIGDLGMHDYVIRVPGIDPAYIKKRRYLMNLEVNFVDNYRMRVRDYRTAVLCFEDVIARYEDHAFAHYYLAKAYESMAGDAECAKMHHRRFIDLVNKDAMWREHAQVFGLPVGEPRIGTPHSN from the coding sequence ATGAAGGGCGCCAGTGAGAAGCCGCTGCGAATCCTTTTCATTGTGCTTCCATACCTTGTTCAGAGCAAAGAGAGGGCGAATAACAATACGCGGAGTGTCCTGGCCTTCCCGTACGGGGTGCTGTCCATTATTTCTTATCTCAACGCTAATGCGGGCGTCCGCCCGGATATCGCCATTTTGGATCTGAACCTATATCCTCCAGAAGACCGGTCCAACATTATTGAGCGACAATTGCGCACACAAAAGCCAAACATCGCCGCCATCTCCATGATGTTTGATCTATCGTATAGGCACCTTGCGTCGATATCTAAGCAGGTCAAAGACCATGACCCACAGACCCTGGTCCTCCTTGGAGGCGCGGCAGCCACAGTGTCCTGGAATATGATTCCTCAGGAGCAAGAGAATGTGGATGCCCTCTGTTACGCTGAGGGAGAATACACCTTGCGCAGGCTGGTGGAAGCTTCCGATTTTGCAGAGACACTGGCAACTGATTCTGCGTGGGTCACACGCCAATCATTGGCCGCCCATCAGATTCCACAAGGTCGATATGTTGACAACCTCAATGAGGTCATCAATATCGACTACGGATTGCTCGATACCAAGTCCTACAGCATGAAGGAGGCGTTCTCTCCGTTTTCATCCATCAGCCGCTCCACAGAGGTCCGGCAATTCTTTCTGGTCACCTCCAGAGGTTGTCCATTCAAATGTGTCTTTTGCTCTGAACCGTCATTCCATGGCAAGACCATGCGCTACGCGGATGTTGATGTCCTCATTGGGCATGTGAGACATCTCGTGAAGACCTATGGGATGAATGTTCTCACTATCTATGACGATCAGATCCTCTTGAATCGCCCCCGCGCCAAAGAGTTTTTTCGTCAGCTCGCCCAATTCAAGATTCGTGTCGAGACTCCCAATGGCTTGTCTGTAGCATTCATTGATTCTGAGATGGCAATGCTCATGCGGCAAGCCGGACTCGATACAGTTCCCCTAGCCGTTGAATCGGGCTCAGCCCGAATGTTGCATGACGTCATTCATAAGCCCTTGAGGCTCGACCAAGTGAAGCCGGTCGTAGACGCGCTCCATCGCAACGACATTTTTGTCCAAGGGTACTTTGTAGTCGGCTTACCAGGTGAGCGTGAAGAGGACCGCACGGAGACGGTGCGTTTCATTAAGGAAGTAGGCCTGGATTGGAGCGGCTTCAATCTGGCCACGCCACTGCGAGGAAGCGAGCTATACCGGATTTGCAGAGAGAGGGGGTATATCGACCCGAACTATGGCATCGGCGACCTGGGCATGCATGACTACGTTATCAGAGTGCCCGGCATCGACCCCGCATATATAAAGAAGCGCAGGTACCTTATGAACCTTGAAGTTAATTTCGTGGACAACTACAGAATGAGGGTGCGCGATTACAGGACAGCCGTGTTATGCTTCGAGGATGTCATCGCAAGATATGAGGACCATGCCTTCGCCCACTACTATCTCGCCAAAGCTTATGAGTCCATGGCGGGGGATGCCGAGTGCGCAAAGATGCACCATCGCCGATTCATCGATTTGGTCAACAAAGACGCCATGTGGCGAGAACACGCACAAGTGTTCGGTCTGCCCGTAGGAGAACCTCGAATTGGCACGCCCCACTCGAATTAA
- a CDS encoding radical SAM protein has translation MLRNLPRNYLPVEEQHEHPVIYQEAKDINKAAQRLQSLIQSLRTKKHIALTVEVCSLCNLHCRFCDLHSGRLKDVENQKGLMREELYQAILKNIANLGYKLKVIHFQGNGEPLLHRNFPEMARMACDMGISERYVLATNGTLMNEGVFDRLLSSGLNEIHVSLDTADPAKYLKVKGKDLSRKVIANIDYAIRRISTQRHLKLFIKIPVPTPEGDYGLTDADAKNAIQRFAKVEAPNVEIKLMPLALQNDGLLLKRKGHTQPCEQVFYMAYIKFDGRVSICCVDIHDDLHIGRLPDQSLSEILTGDALRNIRQTHIEGRVKGIPLCYYCGSRTAVDLSSHADEIRKYI, from the coding sequence ATGCTCAGGAACTTGCCAAGAAATTACTTGCCCGTAGAAGAGCAGCATGAACATCCCGTGATTTACCAAGAAGCGAAGGACATTAATAAAGCCGCGCAAAGACTGCAAAGCCTAATTCAATCTCTCCGCACCAAAAAGCATATCGCACTCACCGTCGAAGTGTGCTCCTTGTGCAATTTGCATTGTCGCTTTTGCGATCTCCACTCAGGCCGGCTAAAGGATGTTGAGAACCAGAAAGGGCTGATGCGCGAGGAGCTTTATCAGGCCATCCTCAAAAACATTGCGAACCTGGGGTATAAGCTCAAAGTCATCCATTTTCAGGGTAATGGAGAACCCTTACTGCATCGGAATTTCCCCGAGATGGCCCGCATGGCCTGCGACATGGGAATTTCTGAGAGGTATGTGCTGGCAACCAACGGCACCCTAATGAATGAGGGTGTCTTCGATCGGCTCTTGAGCAGCGGGTTAAATGAGATACATGTTTCTCTTGATACGGCCGATCCGGCAAAATATCTCAAGGTCAAAGGAAAGGATTTATCCCGAAAAGTAATCGCAAACATCGACTACGCAATCCGTCGCATTTCAACCCAGCGACACCTAAAGTTGTTCATCAAGATTCCGGTTCCCACACCGGAAGGGGATTACGGCCTGACTGATGCGGATGCGAAAAATGCCATTCAGCGGTTTGCCAAGGTCGAAGCGCCCAATGTCGAAATAAAATTAATGCCGCTTGCACTACAGAATGACGGGCTGTTGCTGAAGAGGAAGGGGCATACACAACCCTGCGAGCAAGTGTTCTATATGGCTTACATTAAGTTCGATGGTCGCGTCTCAATTTGCTGCGTTGATATTCACGACGATTTGCACATTGGGAGGCTTCCTGACCAGTCTTTGTCAGAAATATTGACAGGTGATGCTTTGCGGAACATCCGCCAGACTCACATTGAGGGGAGAGTGAAGGGAATCCCTCTCTGCTATTATTGCGGAAGCCGGACCGCCGTTGATCTTAGCTCGCATGCTGACGAAATACGGAAATACATATGA
- a CDS encoding oligosaccharide flippase family protein, whose protein sequence is MNTIKTNILANFCGSVWTALMGLVFVPLYIHFLGIEAYGLMGIFGTVLALFGLLDMGLSITLNREMARLAVQEGKSQEMRDLVRTLEIPYWLIGLFISIIVIVLSPFIAYHWVNAEKLSPKTVRTAITLMGLAVAFQWPISFYSGGLMGLQRQVLLNIINIVMATFRGLGAVLILWLVSSTVEAFFLWQIVVSIVNIGLIVFSLWRSLPHAAEAPRFRRELLLNIWRFAAGMTGATVLVTILMQMDKVILSRMLSLTMFGYYALASTVAMTLGRFVSPVFSATYPRLTNLVALGATEEIVRLYHKSAQLMSVLVLPAALVVALFSREILMLWTRSPATAEHTHLLVSILVMGSAINGILNIPYALQLASGWTRLVVLANVVSVLLLAPLMIVLTKWYGAAGAASVWVILNVGYMFISLPIMHRRLLPTEQWRWYFEDVGRPLVAAVVVAVIGRCIIKSDWSPWLLLASLGTVSAGTLVASACAANQLDAVARVKSFWLRFKWDRGFVLTA, encoded by the coding sequence ATGAATACTATCAAAACAAATATATTAGCCAACTTCTGCGGCAGTGTTTGGACTGCGCTGATGGGACTGGTCTTTGTGCCGCTCTATATACATTTCTTGGGTATCGAGGCATACGGGCTGATGGGCATCTTTGGCACAGTCTTGGCGCTCTTTGGATTGCTCGACATGGGGCTGAGCATCACCCTGAACCGGGAAATGGCACGACTGGCGGTGCAAGAAGGAAAGTCCCAGGAGATGAGGGATCTGGTGAGGACATTGGAGATTCCCTATTGGCTGATCGGCCTATTCATCAGCATCATCGTCATTGTATTGTCCCCGTTCATTGCCTACCACTGGGTGAACGCTGAAAAGCTGTCTCCCAAAACAGTGCGAACCGCCATCACGCTAATGGGATTGGCGGTGGCTTTTCAATGGCCGATAAGCTTTTACTCGGGCGGACTCATGGGACTCCAGCGGCAGGTCTTGCTAAACATCATCAACATTGTGATGGCAACCTTCCGCGGGTTGGGGGCAGTGTTGATCTTGTGGTTAGTTTCTTCCACAGTAGAGGCTTTTTTCCTATGGCAGATAGTCGTCAGCATCGTCAATATAGGATTGATAGTCTTTTCCCTCTGGCGAAGCCTGCCGCATGCTGCTGAGGCGCCGCGTTTCCGCCGCGAACTGCTGCTCAATATCTGGCGATTCGCCGCCGGCATGACCGGAGCCACCGTGTTGGTAACCATCCTCATGCAAATGGATAAAGTCATCCTGAGCCGCATGTTGAGCCTAACAATGTTTGGTTATTATGCCCTAGCCAGTACCGTCGCCATGACCCTAGGTCGTTTCGTCAGCCCGGTTTTCTCAGCCACTTACCCCCGATTGACGAATCTGGTCGCGTTGGGCGCCACGGAAGAGATTGTAAGACTGTATCACAAGAGCGCGCAGTTGATGTCAGTGCTCGTACTGCCTGCCGCCCTCGTGGTAGCGCTCTTCTCTAGGGAGATCCTGATGCTGTGGACCCGGAGCCCCGCAACAGCCGAGCACACCCACCTACTTGTGAGCATTCTTGTCATGGGCTCAGCCATAAATGGGATCCTAAACATCCCCTACGCGCTACAATTGGCCTCTGGGTGGACACGGCTTGTCGTTCTTGCCAACGTTGTGTCCGTTCTGCTCCTAGCGCCGCTCATGATTGTGCTTACAAAATGGTACGGCGCGGCGGGTGCGGCCAGCGTCTGGGTAATCCTGAATGTTGGGTACATGTTCATCAGCCTCCCGATCATGCACCGGCGCTTGCTGCCTACTGAGCAATGGCGCTGGTACTTCGAGGATGTCGGACGCCCTCTTGTCGCGGCGGTTGTGGTCGCTGTAATTGGGCGTTGTATCATCAAATCCGATTGGTCTCCATGGCTGCTCTTGGCAAGCTTGGGTACGGTGAGCGCAGGGACTCTTGTGGCTTCCGCCTGCGCCGCCAATCAGCTTGATGCGGTAGCGAGAGTAAAGTCGTTTTGGCTGCGTTTCAAATGGGATAGAGGATTCGTCCTGACCGCATGA
- a CDS encoding glycosyltransferase family 2 protein, with protein MNNNTKNHHFTVVIPTRERCDTLEHALHACVIQDYDNLEILVSDNFSQDRTREVVESFKDSRIRYINTGKRLSMTDNFEFALSHVPPKGYVIYIGDDDGLLPNAIRAINAVIVETGTQVLRWDLATYAWPNAENTYANRLIIPSVDSGTTIRNSADTIQNVLSFQENFMSLPMMYLNSAIEYGVIKRIKDSSGRFYHSMTPDVYSGFAIAGTVVNFINSSRPYVIVGISHHSNGQSASGLSLTGPAKIFLAEDNLPFHPNLVFCFSMDQVVIECYLQARDHLPLPWGFRVDMEKMIFLMMKDAAPKSQDLYMSIKNAVLQLGQIHNIPDAAQRAIAINPMRKPGSGREPTFRNFGRAGFHLTRLLIEHLRRGTVYIDCSSLNVKNIYDASLLCGHILRHKDMSILGYSVVLRSALANINRHLFHKQSSLWRQASMEALAWQTTH; from the coding sequence ATGAATAACAATACCAAGAACCACCACTTCACCGTTGTAATACCGACGCGCGAGCGCTGCGACACATTAGAACATGCTCTCCATGCTTGCGTAATCCAGGACTACGATAATCTAGAGATCCTCGTCAGTGATAATTTCAGTCAGGATCGCACGCGTGAAGTAGTCGAATCTTTTAAGGATTCCAGAATCCGCTATATCAACACAGGCAAGCGGCTCAGCATGACGGACAACTTCGAGTTCGCGCTGTCGCATGTCCCGCCCAAAGGCTACGTCATATACATCGGTGATGACGATGGGCTTCTGCCCAATGCGATCCGTGCCATCAACGCCGTTATTGTTGAGACAGGGACACAGGTTCTGCGGTGGGACTTGGCAACTTATGCATGGCCGAATGCAGAGAACACCTATGCAAATCGACTGATTATCCCCTCTGTGGACTCAGGAACCACAATTCGGAATTCGGCGGACACGATTCAGAACGTATTGTCTTTCCAAGAGAACTTCATGTCCCTGCCCATGATGTATCTTAATTCGGCAATCGAGTATGGAGTAATAAAAAGGATAAAGGACTCTTCTGGAAGGTTCTATCATTCAATGACGCCTGATGTATACTCCGGATTTGCCATTGCTGGGACTGTTGTGAATTTTATTAATTCGAGTAGGCCCTACGTGATAGTGGGGATATCACATCATAGCAATGGACAAAGTGCGTCAGGTTTGTCTTTAACCGGGCCTGCAAAGATATTCTTGGCTGAAGATAATCTTCCCTTTCATCCCAATCTCGTTTTCTGCTTCAGTATGGATCAAGTTGTTATCGAGTGTTATTTACAGGCTCGGGATCATCTGCCACTTCCCTGGGGATTTAGGGTGGACATGGAGAAAATGATCTTCTTAATGATGAAGGACGCAGCCCCAAAGTCTCAAGACCTCTATATGTCAATTAAAAATGCTGTTTTGCAACTTGGGCAAATACATAACATCCCAGACGCTGCGCAACGGGCCATAGCCATCAATCCCATGAGGAAGCCTGGCTCCGGTCGAGAGCCAACATTCCGTAATTTCGGAAGGGCAGGTTTCCATTTGACACGTCTTTTGATAGAACATCTTCGCAGAGGGACTGTCTACATAGACTGCTCTTCTTTGAATGTCAAAAACATCTATGATGCCTCGCTTCTCTGCGGTCATATTCTTAGGCATAAAGATATGAGCATTCTTGGTTACTCAGTAGTGCTTCGATCCGCATTAGCTAACATTAATAGGCACTTGTTCCATAAGCAGAGCAGTCTTTGGAGACAAGCGTCGATGGAGGCCCTCGCTTGGCAGACAACACATTAG